One segment of Zhihengliuella halotolerans DNA contains the following:
- a CDS encoding DUF2469 domain-containing protein: MSAEDLENYETDMELQLYREYRDVVHLFNYVVETERRFYLANNVDVQPRSADGEVYFDVTLQDAWVWDVYRTARFVKQVRVITFKDVNVEELTKTDDLTVQRATGLDES; encoded by the coding sequence ATGAGCGCAGAAGACCTCGAGAACTACGAGACCGACATGGAGCTACAGCTCTATCGGGAGTACCGCGACGTCGTCCACCTGTTCAATTACGTGGTTGAGACCGAGCGGCGCTTCTACCTGGCCAACAATGTCGACGTGCAGCCGCGGTCCGCGGACGGCGAAGTCTACTTCGACGTGACCCTCCAGGATGCGTGGGTCTGGGACGTGTACCGGACTGCCCGTTTCGTGAAGCAGGTTCGGGTGATCACGTTCAAGGATGTGAACGTCGAGGAGCTCACGAAGACCGACGACCTGACCGTTCAGAGGGCCACCGGGCTCGACGAGTCCTGA
- the lepB gene encoding signal peptidase I: protein MTKHQERSSGGRSRHGSGKWAWLREILLIVGAALVISFVVKTFFFRAFYIPSGSMEPTLEINDRIFVNLMVPGPFELERGDVVVFRDELDWLGETEEPETNVVQDVLKFVGLVPDPANQHLVKRVIGMPGDVVVCCDADGRVEVNDEPLDESYVAPGAAPSDVPFAVTVPEEKIWVMGDHRNASADSRFHNERGAGFIDLADVEGKATVIAWPVDRLGVIDSHHEVFDAVSAGEPE, encoded by the coding sequence GTGACGAAGCATCAAGAGAGGTCGTCCGGCGGGCGCAGCCGGCACGGCTCCGGCAAATGGGCATGGCTGCGCGAGATCCTGCTCATCGTCGGCGCGGCGCTGGTCATCTCGTTCGTCGTTAAGACGTTCTTCTTCCGTGCGTTCTACATCCCGTCCGGTTCGATGGAGCCGACCCTCGAGATCAACGACCGGATCTTCGTCAACCTCATGGTGCCGGGGCCCTTCGAGCTGGAGCGTGGCGACGTCGTCGTGTTCCGCGACGAGCTCGACTGGCTGGGCGAGACGGAGGAACCGGAGACCAACGTCGTGCAGGACGTCCTCAAGTTCGTCGGGCTCGTGCCCGATCCCGCCAACCAGCATCTGGTTAAGCGGGTCATCGGCATGCCCGGCGACGTCGTCGTGTGCTGCGATGCCGACGGGCGTGTCGAGGTCAACGACGAACCCCTCGACGAGTCCTATGTGGCCCCGGGGGCCGCGCCGAGCGACGTGCCCTTCGCGGTAACGGTCCCTGAGGAGAAGATCTGGGTCATGGGCGACCACCGGAACGCCTCCGCCGATTCGCGCTTCCACAACGAGCGCGGCGCCGGATTCATCGACCTCGCAGACGTCGAAGGAAAGGCCACCGTTATCGCCTGGCCCGTCGACCGGCTCGGCGTGATCGACAGCCACCACGAAGTGTTCGACGCCGTGAGCGCCGGGGAGCCGGAGTGA
- a CDS encoding YraN family protein, whose protein sequence is MGHNQELGARGEELAARYLEANGYRILERNWRCRGGELDIIATRGGVHIAVEVKTRTSDDYGHAAEAVTDAKRRRLFGLAWQWSRTAGEAVRRLQVDVIAIECADDEFRLDHFEAVSA, encoded by the coding sequence ATGGGACACAATCAGGAATTGGGAGCACGCGGCGAGGAACTGGCCGCTAGATATCTCGAGGCCAACGGCTACCGGATCCTCGAACGGAATTGGCGATGCCGCGGGGGAGAGCTGGACATTATCGCCACGCGCGGTGGCGTGCACATCGCCGTTGAAGTCAAGACGCGAACCTCCGATGACTACGGGCACGCGGCCGAGGCGGTGACCGACGCCAAGCGCAGGCGGCTCTTCGGCCTCGCGTGGCAGTGGAGCCGGACCGCGGGGGAGGCGGTCCGACGACTGCAAGTCGACGTCATTGCGATCGAATGCGCCGACGACGAATTCAGGCTCGACCATTTCGAGGCGGTTTCGGCATGA
- the lepB gene encoding signal peptidase I, translating into MTRVSPAPGSGRGHPERRSRPRGWRFVIPVLLFGAVAALILRATLVDFFYISSESMTPALQPGDGLLVDRTAYDGMPERGDVVVFDGAGTLVPYRSANPIDGLLKSMRLTGNGDYFVKRVIAVEGDSLSCCDADGLLELNGSPLHEPYVRPGDTSSDVVFDVTIPAGRIWVMGDHRSNSADSRALLGAPGGGMIPADRVLGRVDNVVWPLSRIGLEP; encoded by the coding sequence AGTATCCCCCGCCCCCGGCTCCGGCCGGGGGCACCCGGAGCGCCGGTCCCGTCCGCGGGGCTGGCGCTTCGTCATCCCCGTCCTCCTGTTCGGAGCCGTGGCCGCGCTGATCCTGCGCGCCACGCTGGTCGATTTCTTCTACATCTCGTCGGAGTCCATGACACCGGCGCTGCAGCCCGGCGACGGACTCTTGGTCGATCGAACGGCCTACGACGGGATGCCGGAGCGAGGCGACGTCGTCGTCTTCGACGGGGCGGGGACGCTGGTTCCCTACCGGTCCGCCAACCCGATCGACGGACTCCTGAAGTCGATGCGGCTGACGGGCAACGGCGACTACTTCGTCAAGCGCGTGATCGCCGTCGAGGGAGACAGCCTGAGCTGCTGTGACGCCGACGGGCTGCTCGAGCTCAACGGGTCGCCCCTGCACGAGCCATACGTGCGTCCCGGGGACACTTCGAGCGATGTCGTGTTCGACGTGACGATCCCCGCCGGCCGGATCTGGGTCATGGGAGACCACCGTTCGAATTCGGCAGACTCGCGAGCCCTGCTCGGCGCGCCGGGCGGAGGCATGATTCCGGCGGATCGGGTGCTCGGCAGGGTAGACAATGTTGTGTGGCCTCTGAGTCGAATCGGACTCGAGCCCTGA
- a CDS encoding ribonuclease HII, whose product MTRPAPDFAAETRLATLHGPWVAGCDEVGRGALAGPVSVGLVVIDPAAAGLLAGVRDSKLLRPDARVDLIGSIMAWAAAWGVGHASPQEIDELGIMPATGLAGRRALEAASGSQRPDVVLVDGNYDWLTPRRQASLFESDQFDGGPASAVPPVTTRVKADMTCLSVAAASVLAKVERDELMRQRHESEPHFGWDANKGYGTEHHRDAIRAHGPSENHRRSWRLI is encoded by the coding sequence GTGACGCGACCGGCCCCCGACTTCGCGGCCGAGACCCGGCTTGCCACGCTGCACGGCCCCTGGGTCGCCGGCTGCGACGAGGTCGGGCGCGGTGCGCTGGCGGGCCCGGTCTCCGTCGGGCTCGTCGTCATCGACCCGGCGGCGGCCGGCCTGCTCGCCGGCGTTCGCGACAGCAAGCTGCTGCGGCCGGATGCGCGCGTGGACCTCATCGGCTCCATCATGGCTTGGGCAGCGGCCTGGGGAGTGGGCCACGCGAGCCCCCAAGAAATCGACGAGCTCGGCATCATGCCGGCGACGGGTCTCGCCGGCCGGCGCGCGTTGGAGGCCGCCAGCGGCAGCCAGCGCCCCGATGTCGTACTCGTTGATGGCAACTACGACTGGCTGACGCCGCGGCGGCAGGCCAGCCTGTTCGAAAGCGACCAGTTCGACGGCGGCCCGGCAAGCGCGGTGCCGCCCGTGACGACCCGCGTGAAGGCCGACATGACGTGCCTTTCCGTGGCGGCGGCCTCGGTCCTGGCGAAGGTCGAGCGTGACGAACTGATGCGCCAGCGGCACGAGTCCGAACCGCACTTCGGCTGGGACGCCAACAAGGGGTACGGCACGGAGCACCACCGGGACGCGATCCGCGCGCACGGCCCCAGCGAGAATCACCGACGCTCCTGGCGGCTCATCTGA